The proteins below come from a single Streptomyces tubercidicus genomic window:
- a CDS encoding lamin tail domain-containing protein, with the protein MRKRPVVAAAAAVVAGALSVLAAAPAQAAEYHSALKIRGVQYDAPGPDSNRCSSGNSAQEYLTIKNYSSGTVNLKGYVVKDATGNRFTFTASHYLQLGDYVKLRGGHGTDSDKYNVVYRDNCNFLWNNDRDTIYLYKPSGSRSDVHSYTKRGSDSDGDGYIRFHS; encoded by the coding sequence TTGCGTAAGCGTCCTGTCGTCGCTGCTGCCGCTGCCGTCGTAGCCGGTGCGCTGTCCGTTCTTGCCGCCGCGCCGGCCCAAGCCGCGGAGTACCACTCGGCGTTGAAGATTCGGGGTGTCCAGTACGACGCGCCCGGTCCGGACTCCAACAGATGCTCCTCGGGCAACAGCGCTCAGGAATACCTGACGATCAAGAACTACTCGTCGGGGACCGTCAACCTCAAGGGCTATGTGGTGAAGGACGCCACCGGCAATCGCTTCACCTTCACCGCCAGTCACTACCTTCAGCTCGGGGACTATGTGAAGCTCCGCGGCGGTCACGGCACCGACTCCGACAAGTACAACGTGGTCTACCGCGACAACTGCAACTTCCTGTGGAACAACGACCGCGACACCATCTACCTGTACAAGCCCTCCGGCAGCCGCTCGGACGTCCACTCCTACACGAAGCGTGGATCCGACTCCGACGGCGACGGCTACATCCGCTTCCACAGCTGA
- a CDS encoding SseB family protein: protein MSNPTPDENAPPSQATSPEGAPSAAEEANTQAALVDLANSMALLPQAPPAEGEEAQPEGAISLPVIEQDGNRYVPVFTTEDALVAAGGDPGAALSIPVVELAANWPADDLWLAVNPSTEEGLALPPDLVRALPVFSQAGAQGGGPGEPGQGSMG from the coding sequence ATGAGCAACCCGACACCCGACGAAAACGCGCCCCCGAGCCAGGCCACGTCCCCCGAGGGAGCGCCGTCCGCGGCGGAGGAGGCGAATACCCAGGCCGCGCTGGTGGATCTTGCGAACAGCATGGCCCTGCTGCCGCAGGCGCCGCCGGCCGAGGGCGAGGAGGCGCAGCCGGAGGGCGCTATCTCGCTGCCGGTCATCGAGCAGGACGGCAACCGGTACGTCCCCGTCTTCACCACCGAGGACGCGCTGGTGGCGGCCGGGGGAGATCCTGGCGCCGCGCTCAGCATCCCCGTCGTCGAACTGGCCGCTAACTGGCCGGCGGACGATCTGTGGCTGGCGGTCAATCCGTCCACGGAGGAGGGGCTCGCCCTTCCGCCCGACTTGGTGCGGGCGCTGCCGGTCTTCAGCCAAGCCGGTGCGCAGGGTGGTGGGCCTGGGGAGCCGGGCCAGGGCTCTATGGGATAG